From one Streptomyces mobaraensis genomic stretch:
- a CDS encoding helix-turn-helix domain-containing protein has protein sequence MSARNAASSAPGGRRAFGQLLAHYRRAANETQESLAPQILCERSVLSRIETGDRVPSEQLVKRCDKKLGTGGALYKLWRETDWYPDEAFPDWFKRRREMDAKAVAIREFETQVVPGLLQSEEYSRALFSRGTGAADAPVIEERVRARLARQQRFWDPSGPLLVAVLDESAIRSVMGSAQVMYGQCAFLLKAGELPNVRIQVAPVHDPKLIRPKTPISLIQLPDGHQWVYSESLDRGHFSDDPAVVARHSRTYDVLRADSLSTRDSAAFIRDVMEEYGRGHDTRHKRRTLGEKQPQSSGRRKLHRNRPRYPRLHPRPGQ, from the coding sequence ATGTCCGCCCGCAACGCCGCCAGTTCCGCCCCGGGAGGGCGCCGCGCGTTTGGCCAACTGCTCGCCCACTACCGGCGAGCAGCCAACGAGACGCAGGAGTCGCTGGCTCCGCAGATCCTCTGCGAACGGTCGGTGCTGAGCCGCATCGAGACCGGCGACAGGGTGCCGAGCGAACAGTTGGTGAAGAGGTGCGACAAGAAGCTTGGCACCGGCGGTGCGCTGTACAAGTTGTGGCGGGAGACCGACTGGTATCCCGACGAGGCATTCCCGGACTGGTTCAAGCGTCGCAGGGAAATGGACGCCAAAGCGGTGGCGATTCGCGAATTCGAGACGCAGGTCGTACCCGGGCTGTTGCAGTCGGAAGAGTATTCGCGCGCGCTCTTCTCGCGGGGCACGGGAGCAGCGGACGCTCCTGTGATCGAAGAGCGCGTCCGCGCCCGCCTGGCCAGACAGCAGCGATTCTGGGATCCCTCCGGCCCCCTCCTTGTCGCCGTGCTGGACGAGAGCGCAATCCGCAGCGTTATGGGGAGCGCACAAGTGATGTACGGACAGTGCGCTTTCCTCCTGAAGGCCGGGGAACTCCCGAACGTTCGCATTCAAGTGGCACCTGTGCATGACCCGAAACTCATCCGGCCCAAGACGCCGATCTCTCTCATCCAACTGCCTGACGGTCACCAGTGGGTGTACAGCGAGTCCCTGGACCGCGGACATTTCAGCGATGATCCGGCAGTCGTCGCACGCCACTCACGGACCTATGATGTGCTCAGGGCGGACAGCCTGTCGACAAGGGATTCCGCTGCGTTCATCAGAGATGTGATGGAAGAGTATGGGAGAGGCCATGACACTCGCCACAAGCGTCGTACGCTGGGTGAAAAGCAGCCACAGTCATCAGGACGGCGGAAACTGCATCGAAATCGGCCTAGGTACCCCCGGCTCCACCCCCGTCCGGGACAGTAA
- a CDS encoding DUF397 domain-containing protein — translation MGLGTPGSTPVRDSKTPNGPALRFPAAAFTGFISSVKDGSLKS, via the coding sequence ATCGGCCTAGGTACCCCCGGCTCCACCCCCGTCCGGGACAGTAAAACGCCGAACGGTCCCGCCCTGCGGTTCCCCGCAGCCGCGTTCACTGGATTCATATCCTCCGTCAAAGACGGAAGCCTCAAATCCTGA
- a CDS encoding DUF397 domain-containing protein, which produces MNTWVKSSYSDRDGANCVEWAPASATSGIIPLRDSKRPTGPLLHIPASAFADLVSAIKGGAFSA; this is translated from the coding sequence ATGAACACATGGGTCAAGAGCAGCTACAGCGACCGTGATGGCGCAAACTGCGTCGAATGGGCCCCCGCCTCCGCAACGTCCGGCATCATCCCCCTCCGCGACAGCAAACGCCCCACCGGCCCCCTACTGCACATCCCCGCGAGCGCCTTCGCGGACCTGGTCTCCGCCATCAAGGGCGGAGCCTTCAGCGCCTAG